In the Aristaeella hokkaidonensis genome, TATATTCATCCAGCGGCACCAGGAGATGCCGTTTCACACCGTATTCTTCCACGTCCAGGGAACCCCGGAGAATCATATCCGGCATTTTGCCCTGGGCAAAAGCCAGGCCTACGGAGCTGCTCCATTCGGAATCCTTGACCTCGTTGAAATCCACATGGACGCCGGTCTGCTGTTCAATTTGCCGGAAATACCACATGCTGCTGAAATCCACGGCGATGTTTTCAATTTCGTACTGAAGGGCAGACAGGGATATGGCGGGGGCGGAGGAACCCTCGTCCCGCGGAGGCGCGGAGCAGCCTGTTATCAGGAGCAATGCCGCGGCCAGCAGGCAGATGATTTTAACGGTACGCTTCATAGGTACTCCCTCTATACGGCAAAAGGGCATCGCCCCCGGAAACAAATCCTGCGGCGATGCCCGGCGGCTTTTCGGTGCTTCTATTCTAGCATCACCAGCCGCGGTGTTCAAGATTCTTACTTGGCCAGGTAGGCGTCATAGGCGTTCTGGTACAGTTCGATGTAGCGCTCGGAACCGATCGCCTTGGCCTGCTCCTGGAAATTGTTCCAGCTTTCATCCGTGACGCCGTTGCGCACGAAGTTGGCGAAGGATTCTTCCACCAGCTTCTGCAGCTCGGTGTAGATGTCAGCAGCCTCAGTAGCGTCTTCGTTGCTCAGCTTGCTCAGGTCGCGCAGGTACTGGAAGCTCCTGGGCTCGAGCACGCCGGATTCAGCGTACCACTTGCTGTCTTCATAGCGTTCCACGCGGTGAGGTGCCATCTGGTAAATGGAGGTGTAGTAGTCGCCGGGGGCGAAGAACTGGCCCATGGTAACCGGAACGAACTGATACAGGCCGTTGTCCGCGGGGATATCGATGACTTCATACTTGCCTTCGTCGTTGAGCACGATCTGCTCGCCGACCTTGCCGTTCAGGGAAACCATCATGGTTTCGGTTTCCAGCTGGGCGTCGATCCACTTCAGGGCAGCTACGGGATCCTTGCAGTTCTTGGTCAGGTAGGCGCCGGCTTCCGGCACTTCCAGGATCTGGGACACACAGGCCTTGAATCCGTCGGCGGCGGGAGGCAGGATGGACTTGAAATTCTCCACGTTCTCAGCCTTGATGGCGGTGTTGATCAGGCGCAGGTAGCAGAAGTAGCCGACTTCGCCGTCGTTGACCTTGTTGGCCCAGAGGTTGGAGTCCTGGGTCAGGGATTCCGGATCCATCAGTTCCTCTTCATACAGCTGATGCAGCCATTCCACGCAGGCACGCCAGCCGTCCTGGGCGCAGGTGAACTGGACCTTGTTGTCAGCGTCGATGAAGTAGTAGTAGGTGTTTTCCGGTACGCCGAAGGAGGCGAACTGGTTCCAGATGGTTTCCGGTCCGAACTGGGTGTAGGACGCGGAGAAGGGCCACTTGATTCCGTCAGCCTTCATGGCGCGGAGCAGCTCGGTGGTTTCGGCAATGGTGGTGGGAGCGGTCTTGCCCAGCTTCTCCAGTTCCTTCTGGTTCACATACCAGGTGCCGGTATGGTTCACGTTCTGGGCCATCAGGAAGCCGATGTAGTAGGTTTTGCCGTCGCTGGCGGGGATGGAGTCGCCGGCGTTGTTGATGTTCAGGCGGCTGACGTAGTTGGGCATGATCTCCTCGGTCAGGTATTCATCGAGGGGAAGCAGCAGGCCCTGGGAGACGCCGTATTCTTCCACATCCACCGCGTGGCGGATGATCATGTCGGGCATCTGATCCGGCACGGCGAACATCAGGTTGACGTTGGTTGCCCAGTCAGCGTCCTTCACCATCTGGAAGGTGACGTGGGTGTTGGTTTTCTTTTCCAGTTCGTCGAAGAACCAGAGGCCGTTGAAATCGGTGTTCTGGTTTTCCAGCGCGTACTGGAAGGCGGTGAGCTCTACCTTCTCTTCAGCGAAGGCGGCGCTCAGGCTGAGCAGCATACAGCATGCCAACAGCAGGGAAACGAGTTTCTTCATGGGTCTTTCCTCCTTTTTTATTTCAGGGCACTGTGCCCTTGATTACCAATCTCACGGGATTCCGTAAATCGTCCTGTACTGGGAGGGCGTGCAGCCTTTCTTTTCCCGGAATACCCGGTTGAAGGTGGCCACGCTGCCGAAGCCGCTCTCCAGCGCAACGTCCCGCATGGAACGGTTGGTCCGGATGAGCAGGTCCATGGCTACCTGTACCCGCTTCTGGCACAGGTACTCTTTAAAGGAATATCCCGTTTGCTTTTTGAAGGAACGGGAGAAATAGTAGCGGCTGAAGCCGGCAAACTGCGCTACTTCCTCCAGGGTAAGATCCTCCCGATAATGGTTGTTGACATAGGTCATGACTGCGTTGACAACCTCGGCGTCCATGTTTCCCGTGCTGTCCCCGGTATGCGGTTTGACGCCGCCCAGGTACCGCTGGCCCAGCGTGGCGTAGATGCGGAGAATGCAGCTGTAGCACAGGGTGTTCCAAAGCATTTCCCGCTTCTCGTAGGCGTCGTTGGCCCGGAGCAGCAGTTCCCGGATGCGCACATGGGCATCCGATCCATCCCGGAGATGGAAAGGTTTGTTGAAATACGAAGCCATGTACTTGATATCCCGCATGGACATGATGGCGTCAGGCTCAAACAGGAAAAGATACCGGCTGCTGCCTTCACCCATGGACAGGGAATGCAGGGTGTCCGGGGGGACGATCAGGATTTCCCCCTTGCGGACCTGGTAGAGTTTGTCCTCAACGGTATAGGTCACCGTGCCCTCCAGCGTCAGGAGGATTTCCACCGCGGAGTGGTTATGGGCTTCGTAGCGCCAGGGAATATCCGAATACCAGATCCGGATGGATGAGTCCGCCTGGTAGGTCACGTATTCCCGCCGGCCCTGCAGAACCCGGAAGCCGTCCTCATAGCGCGCGGCCCGGGCGGAATCGTTCGTGCTCCTGATCTGTGACACCGGTTTACCCCCCCCTTTATCCCTTCAAAGACCCGATCATGACGCCTTTGACAAAGTATTTCTGCATGAAGACATACAGCACAACCGCGGGCACAGTGGCCACCACGATGCAGCAGTATTTGGCCACCTCGGCCTTGCGCAGCGCCGCCTGCAGGCCGCCCAGGTTATCCGCGTAAGCCGCGAAGAAGGTATCGGAGGAGCCTGTGGAGGTGAGGGAGGCCAGGATTTCCCGCAGCACCAGCTGCAGGGGATACAGGCTGCGGTCCCGCAGCATGACCAGGCCGGTGAAATAATCGTTCCAGCGGGCAACGCCGTAGTAGACCGAAAGCACCGCGATGATGGTGCCGGACAGCGGCAGCACGCACTTGAAGAAATAGGTAAAGTGATCCGCCCCGTCGATGACGGCGGCTTCATACAGGTCGTTTGGAATGCTGGTCTGGATATAGGTCCTTGCAACCATCAGGTTCCAGACGGAAACCAGGTTCATCAGGATCATGACCGTCCTGGTGTTGTACAGCCCGAGATCCCGGATGTTCAGGAAGATAGGGATCAGGCCGCCGGAAAAGAACATGGTAAACGTGATGGCCAGGTTGACAAACTTTTTGCCCGCAAACCCGCGGGAGAGCGCGTAGGCGGCAGCCAGGGAAACGATTACGCTCAGGGCGGAACCGACCACCGTGTAGAAGACGGAGTTCACATAGCTGTTCAGCAGTTCGCTGTTCTGGAACACCGCGTCATATCCCATCAGAGAAAAATCGACCGGCCAGATCAGGACCTTTGCCTGCAGGACCGCGTCCGGGTCTGAGACGGAAGCGATGAGGATCAGCCACAGTGGATACAGGACGAGGAACAGGACCAGGACCCAGAACAGGGTGTTGATTGCGTTAAAGATCCGGTCCTTCCGGGTTTCGCGGATCCGGTTTTGCTTTTTTGCTTTCACGGCCGTAACAGTCATCCTTCTTCCTCCTTTCTCAGAACAGGCTGATATCGCTCATCCTGCGGGAAATGCTGTTGACTCCCATGATGATGGCGAAGTTGATCAGGTTCAGGCACAGGCCAATGGCGGAGGCGTAGGAATACTGGGCCTTCTGGGCGGCGATGCCGACGCTGTACACGTAGACGCCGAAGATGTCCGAGGTGGCCATGTTGCCGCTGGTCTGCAGCAGCAGGGCCTTGTCCGTGTTGGAGGAGAGGAGCGATCCGCAGTTGAGGATCAGCATCATCACCGCGATGGGGATCAGGTGGGGAATATCAATATGCCGGATCTTTTCCCAGCGGGTGGCGCCGTCAATGGTGGCTGCCTCGTAAAGCTGGGGATCGATACTGGTCAGTGTGGCGATATAGAGGATGGTGTTCCATCCGGCGTTCTGCCAGATGTCCGATCCGATGAACAGCGGCCTGAACCATTGGGGTTCCATAATGAAATAGATGCTTTTCCCTCCGGCAGCGGTGATCAGGTGATTGATGATGCCGTTGGTGGGCGAAAAGAAAAGGTAGATCATGCCAGCCAGCACAACGGTGGAAATAAAGTGCGGCACATAGATGGCGGTCTGGGCAAAGCCCTTGAACCGTTTGCTGTTCAGCTGGTTCAGCATGATCGCCAGCAGGATCGGGATCGGGAAACCGAACAGCAGGCCGTAGAGGTTCAGCAGGAAGGTGTTCGCAAACATCCGTCCGCAGTAATAGCTGTTGAAGAATTTTTCGAAATATTTCAGTCCGACCCACTGGCTGCCGGTAATGCCGAAGGCGGCTTTATAGTCCCGGAAGGCAATCTGTACGCCGTACATCGGGAAATAACAGAATACAATGAAGAATGCCAGGCAGGGCAGCAGCAGCACCCACAACTGCCAGTCACGGCGCAGGGCTAATCCAAATCTGTACCTGAGTCCGCCGCGATGCGCGGGGGTGGATGCGGAAACACTCATCAGGAATCCTCCTTCGGGGTATTCGGGGCGATATGATTTTTCGTTGCTCAATTTTCGCTCTCATTATGACGGCAAATCTTCTGAAAGGGAAGAAGCTAAAATTTTGCACATTGTTGAAAAATAAAGGTTTTTGCGGATTTCGGGGGATGCGCATTTTTTTCGCATCTGTCCAAAAATCGCAATAAATGATAGAATTCAACCAGTGGAAATTCCGAATTAAAACCGGAAGGGAAGGCTGAAAAATGCTGCCTGAAACAAGCGTTTTTTTCCGCACGGAGGATGAAAAGCTTCAGCGTGTTTATGACGCGGCGGAAGAGAAATGCCGCTTTAACCTGAAGGATTTCGGCGGCGATACGGTGCTGGTGGAAGGCGGCGGATATGAAAAAATCTGGCTGGAAACCCAGCCCATGGGCGGCGAGATGTATGCCCTGCGCAGCCTGGAGGCGGCCCGGAACAACATCACCCTGTTCATGCGCCACCAGCGGGCAGATGGGCGCCTGCCGGGCTCCATCCAGTGCACCGGCGGCAAAGTGGAACCCCAGTTCAACAAACACCAGGGGTTCTGTTTTCCCTTCCCGGCCCTGAACCTGTATTACTTAATCGGAAAAGACAGGGATTACCTGGCAGAGCTGAAGGAGAGCCTGATCCGCTTTGACCGGTGCCTGTGGAATACGCGCCATGTTTCCGGCGACGGACTGCTTTCCTCCTTCTGCGTCTATGACACGGGGGAGGACCTGGCCCTGCGGTACGGGGACGCGCCCTGCTGGTGGGAAGGGGATGAACCGCCGGAAGGATATCAGGTGGTTCCCATGGCCAGCATGGACGTGACAAGCTGGAGCTTTGCGGCCCGCCGGACGGTGGCTGAAATCTGCCGCCTGCAGGGGGATCGGTCCGCTGACGCCTGGGAGCGGAAAGCCCGTATGGTGGCGGATGCGCTCCGCCGCCGGCTGTGGGACAGGAAGCGCGGCGCCCTGTATGACCGGGACCGGACGGGGAAAACGGTGGACATCCTGTGCCACAATACGCTGCGGTGCATGTACTGGGGCAGCATTTCCCGGGGAATGGCGGCCCGCTTTGTAAAGGAGCACCTGCTGAATCCCGCGGAATTCCGGACGCCTTTCCCGCTTCCCAGCGTGGCGGTCAATGATCCGGCTTTCCGCAACGCGCCGGAGAACAACTGGAGCGGCCAGCCGGAGGGCCTCACCTACCAGCGGGCGATCCTTGCCCTGGAACGCTACGGGTATAACCGGCTGGTGACGGGGCTGGGCCGGAAACTGATTGACGCGGTTTACGCGAACGGCTGCCGGTTTACCCAGCAGTATGATCCCTTCACCGGCAAAGCCTCCCTGGTGCGCATGTCGGATCATCAGCCGGCGGAGGAAGGCGGCGGGGAAGCGGTGCAGGACGCCTACGGGCCCACCATGCTGGCCTGCCTTGAATATATTGCGCACCATTACGGCATTCATCCGCACCTGGGACAGGTGTGGTTCAGCCTGGGCAGCGGCGCACCCTATGCGTATGAGGCTGCCTTCTGTGACCATCATTACGCCATCCGGTCCGACGGGCAAAGGGCGGAAATCCGCGTGGACGGGAAAATGCTGGGCAGCTGGAAATGCGGCAGGCGCGTCATCACGGATGAAAACGGACGGTTCCTGCGGACGGAGCTGATTGAAGGCACGGGAGCGGAAATCTGAACCGGAAAAAAGTGAATATCAGCAGTTGTATGCCGGCGGCCGGGAAAAACCGCCGGCGTTTTTTTACATGCGGAAAAGCGGTGGGCGTTCCGTCGAACAGACTGCGTAACCGGGGAAGGTACAGAAGAAAAGCAGGGAACTATTTGTTAACTAAATTGTTAATCTAAATAAGTTCAAAAACAAGGAGCCATGCGTTTTTCACGGGAACAAAAACGCAATAAACGACAAGCAAAGCGTTATTTGTGTGCAAAAATTGTCTTGACAGGCGTTTTTTGTTTCGATAAAATTTAGTTTACAATAGGTTAACAAAATAGTTAACAAAATTAATTAAACAGGGAGAGTAACCGGCATGAAAAGCGTGAAAAGCAGCTTTTGCGGAATGGCCGCAATGGGTATGATGCTGCTTTGCGTACTGCTCCCTGTATCCGTGAAAGGAACAGGGGAGACGATGATCGTGGAGGCAGAAACAGGAAAGCCGGAAGGCCATACCGTGATCGCCGGGGATGGCGAAAACCAATGGGTGGAAGGTTTCCACACAGCCGGTGAAGACGGGATCACAACGGAAGTCACGGTGAGCCGGGAAGGCTTTTATGATATCGCGGTGATCCAGGCAAGCCAGGGCGGGCACAAGGAAAACCCGGTGCTCCTGGACGGCCGGAATATCGGAAACACGGTAACGGATGATACCGCCTTCGGGAAGAGCGTGCTGGAGCATATTTACCTGTCCGCCGGTACCCATACGCTGGGAATCGGCACAAGCTGGGGATATATCCGGGTGAACCGGTTTGAGCTGACGCCCTCCGCGGCCCTCCCGGCAGATCTTTATACCATTCCCGAAAAGATGAGCGTCGGGGAGGCAACCCCGGAGGCCCGGAGGCTGTATGACTGGCTGCGGGAAAACTATGGCAAAAAGATTCTCTCTGGCCAGCAGTGCGACGGCGGCATGTTCGGGATGGAAAACCAGGCAATCTGGCGGGCAACCGGCGGCGATTATCCCGCTGTGCTCGGCCTGGACATGATGGAGTATTCCCACAGCCGTGTGGAGCACGGCGGCGAAAGCGACCGGGCGGTGCCCTATGCCATTGAATACTGGAACAAGGGCGGCATCGTCACTTTCTGCTGGCACTGGAACGCTCCGTCCCCTTACCTGAAGGAACCCTGGTATTCCGGTTTTTATACCAAATACACAAGCTTCAACCTGGCCAGGGTGATGAACGGCGAGGACGAAGAAGGATACCGGCTGTTGAATCAGGACATCGACGCGATCGCGGCGCAGCTGCTCCGGCTGAAGGCGGCCGGCGTGCCGGTGCTGTGGCGGCCGCTGCATGAGGCCAGCGGCGGCTGGTTCTGGTGGGGCGCATCCGGGAAGGAAGCGTACCTGAAGCTGTACCACCTGCTGTTTGACCGGCTGACCAATGAATACGGACTGAACAACCTGATCTGGATCTGGAACGCCCAGGATCCGGACTGGTATCCGGGGGACGATGAGGTGGATCTCATCGGAACGGATATATATCCCGGGGAACGGGTCTATGACTCCCAGAGCGCATCCTTCCTGCCGCTGACGCGGATCGCGGGAGAGCGGAAGATGATTGTGCTTTCGGAGAATGGGTGCATTCCGGATCCGGAACAGGTGTTCCGGGACGGAACCGTCTGGGGATACTGGTGCACCTGGGGCGGCGAGTTTGTGCTGCGGAACACGAAATTCAACAAGCCGTCGGAGCAGTATACGGAAACGGTCATGATCCGGAAAGCCTATTCGGATGAACGGGTCGTCACCCGGAAGGACCTGCCCGATTTCCGTACCAGGGATGAAAAGTGACGCCGCTGTACGCGGATGGACCGGAGGAATAAACAAGTGAGAAAGTGGACTGGATTGGTGCTGGCCCTGCTGCTGGCGCTGGCGGCGGGCGCCGCGCAGGCTGCCGCCGGCTTTGGCATAAGTGAATATGAAGAACAGGTGAGCACTTATTCCATCAATCCGGCTGTTCCTTCCTATGCGGATTACTGCGCGGAACATGAAATGACGGCCGGGCCGGAAAAGGAGATCGTGCTGGAGGCGTCTGACGCCGTCCGCTACGAGGAGGAAGACGGCAAGAACGCGCCTGTTTTCATGGAGCAGGCGGAAGGCCGGGAGGGCGTTTCGGTCCTCACGGGCGAGGAAGCAGTCATCGAGTGGGCTTTTGAAGCGGAGGAATCCGGCTGGTACGACCTGGAGGTGGAATACTATCCGTGGCCGGGCCGGAATGCGGAAATCCAGCGGGCCTTTTTTGTGGACGGTGCGCTCCCTTACCGGGAGCTGGCGCTGGTGAACTTTTCACGGGTCTGGCGGAATGACCTTCACCCGGACGTCAGCCGCTTTACGGCGGAGGACGGGGCGGAGGAAATCCGGTGGCTCCGGGACAATCAGGGCAATGAGCTGAAGCCCTCTCCCGCCGAAGCGCCGGAGTGGATGACCTCCCTCCTGCATGATTCAAACGGCTACATCAGCGAAAGCCTGAAGGTTTTCCTGCCCCGCGGTCCGCATACGCTCTCGGTCTTGTCCCTGCGGGAGCCGATGCTGATCCGGCGCCTCCGCTTCCGGGCGGGAGCGGACGCGCAGCCCTACCGGAAACCGGAAGGGGAATCCGGCGCCGCCGGACAGATCATCCGGATCGAGGCGGAAGCGGCCTCCAGGACCTCCTCCCAGATGCTGTATCCGGTGCAGGATCAGTCCTCCCGTTCCGTTTCCCCTTCCAGTCCACGCTACCTGCTGAACAACAGCATCGGCGGCAACGCGTGGAAGAGCGCCGGCCAGTGGATTGAGTGGCGCTTCACGGTGGCGGAGGAAGGGAACTACGCCATTTCCCTGTACGATAAGCAGAATTTTATCCGCGGCACGGACGTGTACCGCAAAATCTATATTGACGGCGAGGTTCCGTTTGCCGAGTTCCAGGCGGCGACCTTCCCCTATACCCAGGACTGGCGCCTGGAGACCCTCTCCGGGGAACAGGATGAGCCTTACCTGATCCACCTTTCCGCGGGGGAGCATACCCTGCGGATGGAGGTGGTGCTGGGCGGCATGGCGGCCGTCATCCGCCAGGTGCAGGACTGCGTGCTGCAGCTCAACGGCATTTACCGGCAGGTGCTGTATATCACTGGCGTTTCGCCGGACCCATACCGGGATTACCAGATTGAAAGAAGCCTGCCCGGTCTGGAGGCGCAGCTGCGGAAGGTCAGGGCGGACCTGCAGACCGCGATCGGCGCGCTGGAAGAGACGGCGGGCCACCGCAGCGATAAGCTGACCGTCCTGAAAACCATGGACGACCAGCTCACGGAGCTGATCCGGGACCAGGAGCGCTTTACGGAGGTGCTCTCCTCCTACAAGACGAACGTGCGCGCCTGCGGCAACTGGATCACCCAGGTGCTGGGCCAGCCGCTGCAGATTGACCGGATTTTTGTCCACACCGCGGACGTCCGGCCGGAAATCGGCGGCAGGGATTTCCTTGCCGGCGCCGGCTTTGAGGCTTCCCGGCTCTACAGCTCCTTCACCATCAACTATAACCAGATCGGCAACGTGGCCGAGAAGTCCGATGATTCCCGGGTCATCACCCTCTGGGTCGGCACGGGACGGGACCAGGCCAACGTGATCAAGGCCCTGATCGACGAACATTTCACCCCGCAGACCGGGATCAACGTGAACGTCCAGCTGGTGGATATGAACACGCTGCTCCGCGCCACCCTCTCCGGCCAGGGGCCGGACGTGGCCATCCAGGTGGCGAACACCACGGGTATCGCCGGCGCGGTGATGAACACCGGCAACGATACCCCGGTGAACTACGGCCTGCGGAACGCTGTGATGGACCTGACGCAGTTTGAGGACTTTGAGGAGGTAGCGAAGCGGTTCGCCACCAGCGCCCTGGTGCCCTTCTCCTTCAACGGCGCCTCCTACGCGCTGCCGGATACGCAGACCTTCCCCATGATGTTCTACCGCAAGGATATCCTGGCTGAAATCGGCCTGGCCGTCCCGGAAACCTGGGACGACGTGAAGGTGGCCATGAGCGTGCTGAGCAAGAACCAGATGGAGTTCGGCATGCTGCCCGGGGAGCAGACCTTCGCCATGCTGCTGTTCCAGGCCGGCGGGGAATACTACACGGAGAACGGCGATGCCTCCGCGCTGGACAGCGATATCGCGGTCAACGTTTTCCGCCGCTACTGCGATTTCTATACGGATTACAAGCTGGATATGGCCACCTCGGCGGAGGAGCGCTTCCGCACGGGCGAGTGCCCGATCATCATCACGGATTACACAACCTACAACAACCTGCAGGTATCCGCCCCGGATATCAAGGGCCTGTGGGATTTTACCCATGTGCCCGGCACCCTGCGGGAGGACGGAACGCTGGATACGACAACCGGCTGCTCCGGCCTGGCGGATATCATCATGAGCGCCACCAAAGAGCCGGAAGCCTGCTGGAGCTTCCTCAAGTGGTGGACCAGCGCGGAGATCCAGACTCTGTACGGCCGGGAGATGGAATCGCTGATGGGCGCCTCCGCGCGGGTGGCAACCGCGAACCTGGAAGCCCTGGCGGGGCTGAGCTGGCCCATCCGGGATTACCGGGAGCTGGCCAGGCAGTTCAGCCACGTGAAGGGCATTCCCCAGGTACCCGGCGGCTATTACACCTGGCGCAATGTGAACAACGCGTTCTACGCGGTCACCACGGGCAGCGCCAGCAGCGGCCGCAGCGAGAACGGCAACACGCCCCGTGAGGAACTGATGGACAAGATTTTTTACATCAACGCGGAGATTACCTATAAACGGACAGAATTCGGACTGCCTGTCGCGAACGCAGGGGAGGGAAAGTGAGATGAGCATGGCAATCCGGAAAGAACGGATCGTGCCGCGGAAGGATACCCTGTGGCACCAGGTCCGGATCAACAAGGCATCCTACCTGCTGATGGCGCCGTATTTCATCCTGTTTTTCCTTTTCACGGTGCTGCCCGTGCTGATGTCTGTTTACCTTTCGTTCAATTATTTCAACATGCTGGAGCCGCCCCGCTGGGTCGGCTGGGCCAACTATATCAAGCTGCTGCTGGAGGATGATATTTTCATCATCTCCCTGCGCAACACCCTGCTCTTTGCGGTGATCACCGGGCCGGTCAGCTACATCCTGTGCCTGCTCTTTGCCTGGATCATCAATGAGTTCAGGCCCCGGGTGCGGGCGTTCCTGACGCTGGTTTTCTACGCCCCGTCCATCTGCGGCAACGCGTATATGATCTGGAACCTGATCCTCACCGGCGACCGTTACGGATACCTGAACGGCGTCCTGCTGCGGATGGGCTTCCTGAATGAGCCGGTCCTCTGGATGCAGACCGAAAAGTTTGTCATGCCGGTGCTGATCGTCGTCCAGCTGTGGCTGTCCCTGGGCACTGGCTTCCTGTCCTTTATCGCGGGCCTGCAGACGGTGGACAAGGGTCTCTATGAGGCGGCGGCAATCGACGGCGTCAAAAACCGGTGGCAGGAGCTGTGGTTTGTGACCCTGCCGGCCATGAAACCCCAGCTGATGTTCGGCGCGGTGATGCAGATCACCCAGTCCTTCGCGGTGGCGGATATTTCCATCGCCCTGGCCGGCAATCCCTCGGTCAATTATTCCGGCGCGACCATCGTCACGCACCTGCTGGATTACGGTTCCACCCGCCTGGACATGGGCTATGCCTCGGCCATCGCGACCATCCTGTTCCTGCTCATGGTCGGAACCAACAAACTGGTGCAGCGGATTCTCAGAAGGGTAGGTGAATAACCGGTATGGAAAAGGCGAAAAACAGCCGGTTGCTGCCTTCCTGGCTGCACAGGAATCCTGTGGAACTGACCGCGGAGCAGGAGGAGATCCTGCGGCAGAAGCGGCTGGCAAAAATCCACCGGAAAATGAAGCGGAAATCCGGAAAGAAAAAGCTGAACCGGTCCACCGCCGGCAACGCGGCGCTGTTTATTCTCATGGGCATCTGCGGCGTGTTTATGGTGCTGCCGCTGGTTATGATCCTCAACAACGCGGTGAAACCCCTGGACGAACTGTACCAGTATCCGCCGCGGATCTTTGTGCGGAACCCCACGCTGAACAATTTCACAGATCTTTACGTCCTGCTGAATGAAAGCTGGGTGCCCTTCTCCCGGTATGTGCTGAATACCATCATCATCACCCTGGGCGGCATGACCGGCCATGTGATCATCGCCTCCATGGCGGCCTATCCCCTGGCCAAGAATCATTTCCCCGGCAAAAAGATCCTGTTTTCCGTGGTTGTGCTGTCCATGATGTTTTCCTGGACCGTGACGCAGATCCCGCAGTACCTGATCATTTCCTGGCTCGGCATCAACAACACCTATGCCGCGCTGGTGCTGCCCGCCTGGTCCTTCGGCATGGGCCTGTACCTGATGAAGCAGTTTATGGAGCAGCTGCCGGATTCCCTGATGGAAAGCGCTCGTCTGCAGGGCGCCAATGAATGGCAGATTTTCTGGCGCATCGTCATGCCGAATGTGAAACCGGCCTGGCTGACGCTGGCCATTTTCCAGTTCCAGCAGATGTGGGCGAACACGGGCAGCATGTTCCTCCGCTCCGAGGAGCTGAAGCCCCTGCAGTATGCCCTGCAGCAGATTACCTCCGGCGGGGTGAGCCGTGCGGGCGCCGGGGCGGCGGTCACTTTCCTGATCGCGGCGGTCCCGATCATCTTTTTCCTGATCTGCCAGAGCTCGATCATGGAGACCATGACGACCTCCGGCATGAAGGACTGAGGAGGCGGAGCATGAAGCAACTGAAATCCATCCTGTGCCTGGTGCTTCTGGCCTGCTTGGCCTTCGGGAACGCTTTGGCGGCGGATTCCCTGCCCTATGACTGCTACAACTATGACCACTGGAACAACATCCTTTACACCCCGGCCCCCTATGTGCCGGACGGGCTGGTCAGCGGCGCCACGCTGCGGTTTGAAGGCGCGCCGATCGGCGTCTTCCGCAATCCCCAGGACCTGTGCGTTTCGCCGGACGGGGATGTGTATATCGCGGATACCGGCAACAACCGGATTGTGGTCCTGGCGGACGACCTGAAGACGGTCAGGCGGATCATCACCGGCTTTGAGGCGGAGGGCGCCGCCCAGGCGTTCAACGCCCCCAGCGGCGTGGCAATCTCCGAAAAGTATCAGCTGTACATTGCGGACAGCCTGAACCGCCGCATCGTGGTGCTGGATCCGGACGGAACCTTTGTCAAATATGTGCAGAACCCCCGGAGCGAGGTGCTGGACGAGGGGTATGTGTTCACGCCCCTGCGGGTGTCCGTGGA is a window encoding:
- a CDS encoding AraC family transcriptional regulator, producing MSQIRSTNDSARAARYEDGFRVLQGRREYVTYQADSSIRIWYSDIPWRYEAHNHSAVEILLTLEGTVTYTVEDKLYQVRKGEILIVPPDTLHSLSMGEGSSRYLFLFEPDAIMSMRDIKYMASYFNKPFHLRDGSDAHVRIRELLLRANDAYEKREMLWNTLCYSCILRIYATLGQRYLGGVKPHTGDSTGNMDAEVVNAVMTYVNNHYREDLTLEEVAQFAGFSRYYFSRSFKKQTGYSFKEYLCQKRVQVAMDLLIRTNRSMRDVALESGFGSVATFNRVFREKKGCTPSQYRTIYGIP
- a CDS encoding extracellular solute-binding protein gives rise to the protein MKKLVSLLLACCMLLSLSAAFAEEKVELTAFQYALENQNTDFNGLWFFDELEKKTNTHVTFQMVKDADWATNVNLMFAVPDQMPDMIIRHAVDVEEYGVSQGLLLPLDEYLTEEIMPNYVSRLNINNAGDSIPASDGKTYYIGFLMAQNVNHTGTWYVNQKELEKLGKTAPTTIAETTELLRAMKADGIKWPFSASYTQFGPETIWNQFASFGVPENTYYYFIDADNKVQFTCAQDGWRACVEWLHQLYEEELMDPESLTQDSNLWANKVNDGEVGYFCYLRLINTAIKAENVENFKSILPPAADGFKACVSQILEVPEAGAYLTKNCKDPVAALKWIDAQLETETMMVSLNGKVGEQIVLNDEGKYEVIDIPADNGLYQFVPVTMGQFFAPGDYYTSIYQMAPHRVERYEDSKWYAESGVLEPRSFQYLRDLSKLSNEDATEAADIYTELQKLVEESFANFVRNGVTDESWNNFQEQAKAIGSERYIELYQNAYDAYLAK
- a CDS encoding ABC transporter permease — protein: MSVSASTPAHRGGLRYRFGLALRRDWQLWVLLLPCLAFFIVFCYFPMYGVQIAFRDYKAAFGITGSQWVGLKYFEKFFNSYYCGRMFANTFLLNLYGLLFGFPIPILLAIMLNQLNSKRFKGFAQTAIYVPHFISTVVLAGMIYLFFSPTNGIINHLITAAGGKSIYFIMEPQWFRPLFIGSDIWQNAGWNTILYIATLTSIDPQLYEAATIDGATRWEKIRHIDIPHLIPIAVMMLILNCGSLLSSNTDKALLLQTSGNMATSDIFGVYVYSVGIAAQKAQYSYASAIGLCLNLINFAIIMGVNSISRRMSDISLF
- a CDS encoding carbohydrate ABC transporter permease; this translates as MTVTAVKAKKQNRIRETRKDRIFNAINTLFWVLVLFLVLYPLWLILIASVSDPDAVLQAKVLIWPVDFSLMGYDAVFQNSELLNSYVNSVFYTVVGSALSVIVSLAAAYALSRGFAGKKFVNLAITFTMFFSGGLIPIFLNIRDLGLYNTRTVMILMNLVSVWNLMVARTYIQTSIPNDLYEAAVIDGADHFTYFFKCVLPLSGTIIAVLSVYYGVARWNDYFTGLVMLRDRSLYPLQLVLREILASLTSTGSSDTFFAAYADNLGGLQAALRKAEVAKYCCIVVATVPAVVLYVFMQKYFVKGVMIGSLKG
- a CDS encoding MGH1-like glycoside hydrolase domain-containing protein: MLPETSVFFRTEDEKLQRVYDAAEEKCRFNLKDFGGDTVLVEGGGYEKIWLETQPMGGEMYALRSLEAARNNITLFMRHQRADGRLPGSIQCTGGKVEPQFNKHQGFCFPFPALNLYYLIGKDRDYLAELKESLIRFDRCLWNTRHVSGDGLLSSFCVYDTGEDLALRYGDAPCWWEGDEPPEGYQVVPMASMDVTSWSFAARRTVAEICRLQGDRSADAWERKARMVADALRRRLWDRKRGALYDRDRTGKTVDILCHNTLRCMYWGSISRGMAARFVKEHLLNPAEFRTPFPLPSVAVNDPAFRNAPENNWSGQPEGLTYQRAILALERYGYNRLVTGLGRKLIDAVYANGCRFTQQYDPFTGKASLVRMSDHQPAEEGGGEAVQDAYGPTMLACLEYIAHHYGIHPHLGQVWFSLGSGAPYAYEAAFCDHHYAIRSDGQRAEIRVDGKMLGSWKCGRRVITDENGRFLRTELIEGTGAEI